GCGACGTCGAGAAGGGTCTGCGTGATCGCCAGCGGGGTGCGCAGTTCGTGGGACGCGTTGGCTGCGAAGCGCTGCTGTTCGGCGACGTGCGCTTCGAGCCGCGCGAGCATGGCGTCGAAGCTGTCGGCGAGTTCGCGGAACTCGTCGGCATGGCCCTCCAACGCGATCCGGTGGGAGAGCGACCCCCTCGCAGCCATGCGGGTTGCGTCCGTGATTCGGGACAGGGGGGCCAGCATGCGGCCGGCCAGGATCCACCCCCCGAGCAGACCGAAAATCAGCAGGAACACCAACATCTCGATGGCCCGCGGGGCGAACGCGCGCTGGAGATCGTCGCGGTTGGGACCTCGGGGGAAGTGGCCGCCGGGGCCCGGCGGTGCTGAGACGTCGGGTACGTATCGCAAGAGGAACACCCACACGACCGCGAGCAGCATGGCGCCTGCGAGCATCAGGAACCCCGCGTAGCTGAGGGTGAGCTTCAGGCGAACGCTCAAACCACGCGGCCTATCCACGCTGGTCATCCTCGTCTCCGGCGGCGGGTCCGGTGCCGATGCGGTAGCCGACGCCGGGCACCGTCGCGATCAGCCAGGGTTCGCCGAGTCGCTTGCGGAGGGCGGAGACCGTGATGCGCACGGCGTTGGTGAACGGGTCGGCGTTCTCGTCCCACGCCCGTTCCAGGAGTTCTTCGGCGCTGATGACGCCGCCCTCGGCGGCGACCAGGACTTCGAGCACGGCGAACTGCTTCCGGGTGAGCGCGACGTAGCGGCCGTCGCGGTAGACCTCGCGGCGGAATGGGTCCAGGCGCAGGCCGGCGAGCTCTCGCACGGGCGGCCTGTTGTGTGCGCGCCTGCGGTCGAGTGCTCTGAGCCTGAGGACGAGTTCCCGCAGCTCGAACGGCTTGGTGAGGTAGTCGTCGGCGCCGAGCCCGAACCCGGACGCCTTGTCGTCGAGCCGGTCGGCAGCGGTGAGCATCAGGATCGGCATGCCGCTGCCGGAGGCGACGATGCGTGCGGCGATCTCGTCGCCGGAGGGGCCGGGGATGTCGCGGTCTAGGACGGCGATGTCGTAGGCGTTGACGCTCAGCATCTCCAGTGCGGTGTTGCCGTCACCGGCGATGTCGGCCGCGATCGCCTCCAGGCGTAGTCCATCGCGGATGGCCTCGGCCATGTAGGGCTCGTCCTCGACGACCAAGACACGCATGCACTCAACGCTACGACCTGGGGCATATCGTCGGGATACGAAAAACCGCGGGCGGGCGCCGACAGGTGTGAGGAGATGTGTGCCATGACGTCCGACAGCCAAGGTGCCCGGCCCCAAGTGGTGATCCGCCCGTGAAGCGCATCCTGATGGCGATCCTCGGCGCAGCGCTCATCGTCGTCGGTGTGCTTCTCTTGGTCCTTCCCGGGCCGGGCCTGCTGTTGGTACTCGCCGGGTTGCTCCTCCTGGCGTCGGAGTTCCCGTGGGCGAGGCGCTACGTGGAGCCGGTACGGGAGCGAGCGATGCAAGCGGCCGACGCGAGCGTCTCCTCACCCTGGCGGCTGACCGGCTCGGTCGCGGCGGGTCTGTTCCTGATCGGCGCAGGCATCGTGTGGGGAGTGCAGGAGTCGTTGCCGTTCGGCGGCTGGGGCACCGGGACGAGTC
This genomic window from Cryptosporangium minutisporangium contains:
- a CDS encoding response regulator transcription factor: MRVLVVEDEPYMAEAIRDGLRLEAIAADIAGDGNTALEMLSVNAYDIAVLDRDIPGPSGDEIAARIVASGSGMPILMLTAADRLDDKASGFGLGADDYLTKPFELRELVLRLRALDRRRAHNRPPVRELAGLRLDPFRREVYRDGRYVALTRKQFAVLEVLVAAEGGVISAEELLERAWDENADPFTNAVRITVSALRKRLGEPWLIATVPGVGYRIGTGPAAGDEDDQRG
- a CDS encoding PGPGW domain-containing protein, producing the protein MAILGAALIVVGVLLLVLPGPGLLLVLAGLLLLASEFPWARRYVEPVRERAMQAADASVSSPWRLTGSVAAGLFLIGAGIVWGVQESLPFGGWGTGTS